Proteins encoded within one genomic window of Legionella sp. PC997:
- a CDS encoding sorbosone dehydrogenase family protein translates to MKKLFYGLILILVGMELLYLFQPFIGFNIEVSELVGQSLPFLKSHPPTHINLKNDFILKPYIQGLDKPRFMYVTGSGDLLVTEPSKGTLILIPYKKPEQKLVLLSGLRKPHSMDLLDHYLYIAEENAIGRVRYDVQKGRILGSYERIITNIPDDGGHWTRTIKFGPDGYGYVSIGSSCNVCIEKNPLRASIARFKPGENHLTVYAKGLRNAVGFDWSPIDGRLYATENGRDYLGDHFPPDELNLIKENQFYGWPYANGDRVPDPKFGIGKEQIINGSQPPAFKFDAHQAPLGITFIKNPKSPLYKKALVALHGSWNSSIKVGYKVVSLSFENGIITQNDFITGFLKEGKVIGRPVHIVEGKDSELYLSDDFNGVIYLIEKQ, encoded by the coding sequence ATGAAAAAACTGTTTTACGGTCTGATTTTAATTTTAGTGGGTATGGAGTTATTGTACTTATTTCAACCATTTATTGGATTTAATATCGAGGTTTCGGAGCTAGTAGGGCAATCTCTACCCTTTTTAAAATCACACCCTCCGACGCATATTAATCTGAAGAATGATTTTATATTGAAGCCTTATATTCAAGGGCTCGACAAACCAAGATTTATGTATGTTACCGGCTCAGGGGATTTACTCGTAACCGAGCCCTCAAAAGGAACACTTATCCTAATACCTTATAAAAAGCCGGAACAAAAACTCGTGCTTCTCTCCGGTTTGCGAAAGCCTCACAGCATGGATTTATTGGATCACTACTTATACATTGCAGAAGAAAATGCGATTGGCCGAGTTAGATATGATGTACAAAAGGGACGTATTCTGGGGTCTTATGAGCGAATAATAACAAATATTCCCGATGATGGAGGACATTGGACAAGAACTATTAAATTTGGTCCGGATGGATACGGCTATGTATCGATTGGTTCTTCGTGCAATGTGTGCATTGAAAAAAATCCTTTAAGAGCTTCTATCGCGCGTTTTAAACCCGGTGAGAATCATTTGACTGTTTATGCCAAGGGGCTGCGAAATGCGGTTGGGTTTGATTGGTCACCCATCGATGGAAGACTTTATGCAACTGAAAATGGACGTGATTATTTAGGGGATCACTTCCCTCCTGATGAGTTAAATCTTATTAAAGAAAATCAATTTTATGGATGGCCTTATGCAAACGGAGATCGAGTACCCGACCCCAAATTTGGTATTGGAAAAGAACAAATTATTAATGGATCTCAACCGCCGGCATTCAAATTCGACGCGCACCAAGCACCTTTAGGCATTACATTTATAAAAAATCCTAAATCTCCACTTTATAAAAAAGCATTAGTTGCCCTTCACGGTTCGTGGAATAGTTCAATTAAAGTCGGTTATAAGGTGGTGAGTCTTAGTTTTGAAAATGGAATAATAACTCAAAATGACTTTATTACCGGATTTCTTAAAGAAGGCAAAGTGATAGGTAGGCCGGTTCATATAGTCGAAGGCAAAGATAGCGAATTGTATCTCTCTGATGATTTTAATGGAGTTATTTATTTAATTGAGAAACAATAA